ttcaaacgAGTTAGTGCATCGGTCAAGTTGCAGGTAAGTATGAATAATTAGTAGATATTATAGCTCCATTCTACAAGTATCGTAAACATGTTCTGACACGTAACGGTGATATCAACCTTTATCTAGCTTCCACTAGGGCTCAGTTCAACACTAATTGTCTCTAAATGTAAGTATCTATCTGAGATTAAACACATCCACCTGAATTATCCAGGATGCTAACATAGATCATTTTCAGGGTTCACAAGGCGGTGACGCAGAATTTGATGCTCTCGCCAAGTAAGTAATTTTTGGTAGAGTTGAATGAGCCAAACTGAAATGGCAGGGataaaaattacctgaaagTTGTCGGAAACTGTTATTCTcactcagtttttttcagctttgacATTTTGCAGTTTCCcgataataaaaatattgacttgaatcaagaaagaaaatttttaaaagtcaataaataatttaggCTGGCTCGCAAGAGCCGTATTCTTCTATAAGATATCccaaaaactataaaagtGTCGACTTTATTATTCTGCTTTTGGTTTACTCAAAAACTAATACAGATCAATGTTCAAAGTTTTCtcgtttttgcaatttcacaTAGAGTGCAAATACTTAGTGGCTTTGCAAAGTTTGGAACCTTACCGATCcgacattttaaaattcctgCAATTCGCAGGGTACCGTAAACAGGCCACACTTCTTgttcatcgttttttttctggttttttataTAATTGTTCAGTTTGATACTTTTGGCTTTATTTTAAGCTCTTGGCTTGATTGACACATTCTTCGAGAAcgtaataaaatattattagtGTTATTTTCCAGTCATTAGATTTATGTTTGCTTTATTTCAAACTCATGTATTTAGGCTAGTTCTTGTGGCTTCAACATTTTAGTTCgattttcggtgtatttttcaGGTAGTATTTTGTCTTAGATTTTAGCTCTACATTGTTTCAAAACGATTGAATCAGATCATGGAATTTGTGAAATagcattgaaaattggaatgaaCTAAAACTTTGAtacgaaatgaaaaaaaaacattgaaaaaaatacggtGAGCAAAAGAGCAAAAGTTCACATTAGCGTTCGGTTAAAAAGTGTAGTAGCGAAATCTGGGAATTATTTTCGAAAGACTCCAAAGTTTCTCTGATTCCGAACacgtgaaaaaataaaaaaaaaaatttcctgatgtttcaatttgagcttgaaatcgtgattttcaattccgtccTCATGAGATTTATcaaatatatgtatataatTTGCACCGAAATAAAATATCATTGGAGCACGTTTGCatcatataattttattcatataTTTCTActtctttcagattttcagctattttcattcatttctgtcgttttttttccgggctttttcaaaaatatattctttcgTGTCAATTGAACTCGGtataaaaatgaatggaaataactgaaaatctgaaaaaagtaaaaatatatgaatatAACTAAATGATGCAAAAGCGCTCCAAAGAGAACTTATCTTACTATTAGACAATATTTGCAAAACTAATTGTAAGGGCCGAACATCGGTTTTTCGGGTTTTCAGTTCGCGTTCCAGCTATTactaatttgaacaaaaacggTTGCCAAGTGTAGCAACAGCAACTTGTGTTCACTCGTAAAAACAAGTAGACATGTCAATGTGTAATATTTCGATTTGGTTCCAGAAACTTagtcaactgaaaaattacaaaattctcaaaaaaagaggATACCTTTTTGGCCAACAGTTTAAATATTACAGTCGAACTATTACTGGATCAGTCATTCTCCCGTCAATCATATCTGAAATAGAGAACGCAAAAGACCATACCGTTGCATTGATTATCGACGGGAGCGAAATAAGGATTCGTCTTGAACTAGGTCCTGTGCCATATTCTACTTTGGAAGCTATGGGCACTCACCTATCACGTGGGTATACCACTAAAGAAATAACCTACAAACCAAAAGGAGAATGGTGTATTATCGAAAGCGATCGGAAGCTGGAAGTTTTGCAATCATCTGTGTACAAAGCCTCTGTTGTACACCTTGAATGCCTGTTGAGGTATATCTCAGTGCTTTCAATCTTTACCATAGAGTCCCGCTCTGTTTTGGAACTTGACGATTGTGAGGAAAAtgttcttcaatttcaaaaaaactttcttgAATCCGTAAAATCAATGCTGAGGGAAAGAAACACTCTGCTCAAGACCCGACTTTTTCATGTTAGACTTTGTGAAAAGACGACTAATGAGTATCTGCGAAAAATCATGGCTTGTCTTGACCCACAAATTCTCGACACTATAATATTGAACGGTGATGAAGGTAAACTTGAATGCGGTGGACTGTTTACATTAACGCAATGGAAAAATACTAACGTGCTGCGTATCGATGGTTTTTATGTAGACTCTCCAATACCAGAATTCACccatttcaaaattgctaGAGTAACTTTCTCAAAGATATCGAACTTTTATTTGATGGAATTGAAAGCGGTATATTGATAAGAACGTTGAACTAGAAGAAATAAATGaatctttcagttttttcaaattttaaatgccAATTGCTGTTTGGAGATTAACTTCAAAGAATACACAGACACCAACGAAATCAGAAATAACACCAATAATATAGATCCGCAGGAAGTGTTTGGATATACAGATCATGTTGAATACAAAGACAGCGGCGAGCTCTATAGAAAAGTTTGGTACTTCCCATATAATCCCAACCGCTCTTATGATGTTCGTATTGAATATTGCACTTCGGGAGCTTATGCGTTCCAGTTTGAGTATGTGGATGCAGAGGTTAGTGCAACATATTTACCTTTACAAGGGAAGTCGAAAAACTGAACCCCGGACTTTGACATGCCATAGTAGATTTTCGATTGTTAGGCACATGAACTTTTGCGACAAATACTATTCTACTACTTGTCTTTTTATTCGTTTACTACGTGATATATTTCCCTGCGATAGGCCCACATAGATATTTTACTACGGCGAATACTCTTTTACTACCTTGTCTTTTACAAATTGTATGTAGTAAAAGGTCTGGATGCGCAactcgtagtaaaagagattccgcAGTGAAAGAGATCTTTTAGTAAAATGGTATCTGCcaatttttgcgaattttgagGTTATccgataaaaattatttttatagcaTGTTAAACGCAGCTCATGACAGATAATTGAGTCAAAAAACCATGTTTAATTTATAAGTTCTCAACGGTGACATTTTTGTCTTCATTTTCGTGTTTaaaacgaacatttttttcgtacCGAAATTACATGTTTGTTCCAGCTCTGGTGTGCACCCGTACTCTATCATCAATGAAAAATGCCAGTTCTTCACAGAGCCATCAAGTTTCATTGATTTTATGGCATTATTGAGTAAAAGTTGCAcgattttaagatttttattcaGCGATTTATTGCTCAAAAGTGGGTGTTTCTAATATTGTTTAAGAATAATTACCTGAACATatttattcaagtagtgtcttgaaactaaaaaatccaaaataaaacttccaaaatatgtatttcaatacagtttgtgacgtaatttcgCGTCATTTTTTCACACGGTAAAaaatgagagacgcagaggcATGTGCCCCCGCAGGAATCTCCGCCCGCCCACAACATAAGAAATGCCACTGCTGTGCGGCTCGCGGCTCTCGACGCCAGCCGAGAGCCGACACCAAATTTGAACTCGGCTCTCGGCGCGCGTCGAGAGccgacttttttcaagagccgcacagcactgATCCTCCATCCTGCGGGGACACATGTCTCTgcgtttctcattttttttaccgtgtgaaaaaaatgtcgcGAAATTACGTTACAAACTGTATTGgaatacatatttttgaagttacttgaataaggcgaaatgtgtattgaaatacactttttaatttcacgacactacttgaataaccccattacgGATAAGTTCAATAAACTCAACATTTGCGTTGTTAGgaccccaaaatttttttcgagaaaattgtcTAACAATAAGTTTGAAAGACgggaatcgaaattttttcagttttttgtgagTGAGGGCAAGGACACAGCTTCatccttttcaaaataatgagGACGGTAGCAGAATAAAATACGTTCTTGTTGCTTCTGCTAACGGCCCTAGTTAAGCCTTCCACGAAGGCGCTACTCGCGTTGGCCCGTCCCACACCACGCCCCCACTCCCGCCCTCATACTATCGAATTTTCTCTTCCACACAACAATGGTGAAACGCGGTCCCGCCCAGCGTCGACCGCAGTGCGCAGAGTGTGACAGAGCGGGTGCACGGAGTGTGCGAGAATATAGCTGGCTTAGTATACACTGTTCACGTTTCGCCTTTGTGGAAGACTTCGCCCTATACTATAGTATGGCGTTATGATCGTCGTGGACACAGATTGAGATTGTGAATTCTAAACAGTTACcatttctgtgtttttttttttcagctcaaaatttcagatgaaaaataaaaaactagatACAGGCTTCAAATTGCTATATCTCATACCAACTAATTATCAAGCTATGAAAAGGATCATAGAAAAGTGCTCCGTTGTTacaatgtaagttttttgtttggttATCATATATAAATTCGGAAGTTTCAGCTTATCAATTCGGAAAGTATGCAAGGGCCTTCGAAGTTTTGTCGACACCAGATGTTTTGAGTTTCCCAACAAGCAACTTTCCATAGTGATTGATGGTGGTAATTGTTATCTAAAAATAGTTACTCCCGATGAAAACATGCTCCTCGGCTacgaaaaaaatgcaattggGTGTAGCTTTTGGGCAGACCCGGCAATATATTACAATTCTGATTATATTCAAACGCGGACGATCACAGGCGATACACCTTTGAACGTGTGCATGAGCGATCTGGGGTCTATCTTGAAGCATCATAAAGCCCCAATGGATTTAATCGACTTCAACCTGCGTGCTATCGATGACGTTGTTATTCTCACAGAAATTATCAGAGAAACGCTTATGCCTGAAGAAAAGCGGTTAAAAGTGAAcagagtatttttttttggaattgataTGAAGATGATGACCAGAATACTGTCGTATTTGGATGAAAAGGTGCTAAATGCAATTGTCCTGATGTATGATGCAGAAAGCAGAAATGAAGGAGAAGAACTGGACACTGGTCGTATGGTGAAGCTGGCACAATGGAAAAACGCCAAACAACTTGGTGTTGATAGGTTTGCTGTGTCATTTCCAATAGAAAGTATTGGACACTTTCACAAAGTTAAACTTTGTTTCCGTCAAATTACCATCCGAGATTTGCTTTATCTGAAGGAGGTAGGCATAATAGAGGTAGTTCAgagtgttttattaaaattttcagatttttatgaaTTCAAGTGTCAAGCGAGAATTCGATATTCAAAGTAGATCGTTTGATGCAGAAAAGTTGAATGAAACTTTTGGTTACCCTTACACCGTGACCGAAAACAAAGTGAAGCGTAAAAAGTGGTTATTCAAAATGTTAGTGATCAGGCATGCAGTAGTCGAACTAGACTATTTGGAGCGTATAGAAGGTGAAAGGGAGATCACATGTTTCAAGTTTACTCAGTATAAAGTGCCACAAGAAATATTTGATAATATCCCTTGGTAGTTTCATGCACTTTAATtgagatttaaaatatttttcgtatttttcgcATGTAATGTAAGAATgtgtgaataaaaattgaattttctttgtAAGATCCTCTACTTTTCCCTGCAATTTTACAGTGCGGGGTTATAGACGTGTTCACATCAAACTTGATGATAtcgtaaaaattttattttgaaagttctttgaaaaaaagtattgataTTTCTTGGGCACATCTTAGCtactccattttttttaacaaaaacattttcaaatatccccggcgatgttttttttgattttttgtcaaGTTTGATACTCCAAACAATAAAATTAGTATATTTTTATCCCGTTTTTTTATCACTTTGTAAATAAGCAAATAGAAAGGGAGTAACGTTGTACAAATCGAAATCAGCAACTCAAATCCAATTAAAATCACAGAAACCGAGTTTTctttaatgttttgaaacgCATATGTAATAGAAACTTGGATGTTTTTTATCTGGAAGTGAAATGACCGAAAGACTGGGAAAATGTTGCAACCAAGTTTGTGCTTGACGTGTTTAGTCTTCCAGGTATTTGCAAATACATAGATACCAGtatattcaatttcaattgctggtttgatgattttttgcaaataaactACTGTTTACAATCCTTCAAAATTGTTAGAGTTGGACGTGACGACAAAAAAATCCAGTCGATTCGccattatttaatttttgggttGGGACATACATATATGGGAATCGGTAAAGACTTTAGTAGGAACCAGattgaaggtggagtaccgaaatgtGAAACTTTGTCATTTTGGTCCCAAAACATCCCAacactaccgaatttcgtattgagacgttttgaaaatttctcagaaaaaagttattgcgGTTCTAAGTTCTGGGAAAAAATactcattttcagctaaaataaagaaaacttatcggtgtcgcagcgtcaagttttcagaaaattcaagattttacCATAGAGTAGAAGCGATATGTGATGGGGCAGAAGtggtctgaaaataaagaaattttcaaaggaaCTTTTAAATTGCTCTACTTGAACAAATGTACAATGCTCAGGAAGccaagatatgggcggagtttattttttggagttttctttAGTGgggaaatttgtttcaaagcGTAAATAGAAATAAAAGTTCCCTAAAATATGTAGTTCATGCCTAGGTTCACGtgagaattttatttgaatttctattAAATATCCtaaccaaaaattcgaaaaataattattctcCGTGACATTAAACTTTATATTTTCCCCCTCACGTAATCTAACGTTCAATCTCATCCTCCTCACTCATTCATTTCTCAATTCATCTTCTGGACCAGAATAACAATAATTGTGACTTTCCTGTTTCTGCAACTTTCAgattctaattttgaaatttcagaggaTGCTCTTGTTAAGAGTAcggatattttcatttcttgtATTCGGAATATGTACAACAGCTACTAAACAAGTTTCGAGAATTGAGAGACAGTCGGGTTAGTGGTTTGATTAAAAGCTGCCGTTACTTCTGATTGTGgcgatttctgaaattttctggagaaGATTAGTGTAGTGAAGGCGCTCCATAAACAAGAATCGACGGCACGCTATGAACCCACGgagttctggccttcctcattgcatttctcgcgctccattgataatTGTCTGCTGGAGAACGCGTGTGAAAGTCGTGTACTTCACAGGGACACGTagatttagttttacaactaaaaccgagccgcgacgcgacacgcaacgcgacacgcaacgcgacacgcaccgcgacacgcaacgcgtcGTCAATAGACCCCAGAAATGGCCAaaccaaaatggcctagtccGACAAAATCTTCCGTTTCTCTTTCCGAGAGAAGCCAGAACCGCGTGGATAATAGCcgataaattcaatttgaagttATCCGgtagccaatttttttgtaaacacACACCGGCGAATTACATGGAAGTAGTTCTGGGCACTTTGAATAAAATCCTTACAAATACCATCCCATTATCAAATcctttcctcaattttttttcattttcagcatcCTCGGCTCTCCAGCAAACAGTCGAAAACTTCTCATCCCTTTCACGCCTTGTCAATGCAATTTCCCTTCAACAAGCTCTGCTCGATGGATCTGCAAAGCCGAATGACGTCATTGCTGAGCTTCTTGATATTGAGTCCGGAGACGCTGTTGCAAAAATGATTGGAACTGAGATTGATGCCAACAAGATCAAAGGAAATCTTGATAAGACTTATCAGCACGTGAGCAAACATAAGGATAATCCGGTAAAAGATTCATCGAAAGTTCGGGAAGCGATTCTCAATTTAGAGTTTATGAAAACTCGAGTTGATGATTTAGAGAAGGCGGTCGACGTTCCGGATTTGGCCACAAAGGCAAACGACTACATTTCTTCAATCGCGAGTTATATGGTGTTccaaaacattggaaaattcaagaatgtgttgaataatttaaattctctgaaaaacaattcTCTTGATTCGAAAAATGCTATATTACTTTCAGAAGCCGTCACCGCTTTCAATCAGTTATCCATTGATTTACCTACGTTTCAAACagaaatttcgcaatttttaagTCATGAGTCAAATCTGAAGGATTTCTATGCTCAAAAAGATTTCTATAAAGTTTTTGATCCTACTTTTGCTATAAGCAAAGTAGgtgaaaaatataaagatTCTTTCAATGCATTAAGCAATCTTCAGTCAACTTTAAAAGCTGTTCAAGAAGATTCAAAGTTATTAATACCAATTATGAAGGAACATAATACATATTTCAATACTGCCCAGTCTATTGAAAAACTTGTTATTTTCTTAGGTACTCTGGATAACGAGAGAAAAACCTCTAAGGTATTTCCTTATGGAGCCAGTGATATTCTGCAGATTCAAGACAACTTGAAAAGTGCATGGCTTAAGGAAACGTTAGCTGAAGGAGGCGATATGTCCAAACTTTTAACATCGTTGGATTCTGTTGCAAACATTGGTGAATTGGCTAAAGGTTACGtcgaaagttggaaaaagCTTCAAAGCTTTTCAGACTCTTCCACAAAGATCGCTAATTTTAGTACCAAAAGCGTAAAGGATTTGAAGCCTATCAAAGGATCTCCCATGTTTAgtgattttgagaaaatttacaaCAATGTGAAAGAAGTGGGCGATGGAGCGGCTTTCGTTGAGAAAACATATAAAAGTGCATTATCCGGTGAGCACAAGGATGTATCATCAATTGTGAAGTCTTTGAGATCAGCATTATCAGGTGCTCAAGAACTTACAGTTGCggatgaaatttttgaagggtTAAGAAGGTTAGAGAAATTAAAAGATTTTGACAAGCTCCTATCTTTTATTAATGCAGTTGTTAGCAAGATAAAACCGGAGTTCTCCGCCAGATTAGACGAGATCTCAAAACCCACATACAACTGGGATTCTATTGCATCTGTTCATAAAAGTCTGGCTGACACAGGATTGGTAGATgcattgaaaagtttttttttttttttttttttttttttgatggaaatttaatgtttcataCAGTCATATAAcgcaaattgaaaatataaggCGAtcaaaagaatttgaaattaaaatttggaaaagtagCGAAAAAAGATATACGTAGTAAACAGTATTTTCCCAAAGTTTGAAAGGTATTGTGGAGTTGTACAACGCCCTAGGAATGTATTTGCGTGAAAATACCTCCCCCCTTTTTATCATTAGAGCTAAGTTTCATTTCGAACTGCAAAGTTTAcgttatctgaaaaaaagagctGCACAGCACTGTTCCAGATATCTTCGGCAACATTCTTGTCCTTTTTCAGTTCATTAAACgatgctggaaaaaaaagtgataagtTAATCC
This is a stretch of genomic DNA from Caenorhabditis elegans chromosome V. It encodes these proteins:
- the F47H4.2 gene encoding DUF38 domain-containing protein (Confirmed by transcript evidence), which translates into the protein MSQDDLVVNRSQILQSSIDQFDASQFVDVRLEIGEDQIKLILETETTLDSGEVEVKNVWIAYRERDNGCVIENHDQQEFVDRLEFFDVSVLHLEHALSTMDVLKKFSLISVEKSQDKKIPTDQDLRTNSIFLEILSRMLASRQKPLKAHIFEVHLWQEPFNNHAAIIMSYLKPQFLYSIILSTPMPGIYLNLSTFVALEQWLNGKEFRMINFLTYLELDAFFHFTTIKLGMYHGTYEKLTELKNHFLKHETPEYFELNYPESFDNYRLVKSSDMSRKREHVKYKPNGDLHSMTWYFPVGDGEELDVLVKYRPEGKMGHHFLFKRVSASVKLQGSQGGDAEFDALANRTITGSVILPSIISEIENAKDHTVALIIDGSEIRIRLELGPVPYSTLEAMGTHLSRGYTTKEITYKPKGEWCIIESDRKLEVLQSSVYKASVVHLECLLRYISVLSIFTIESRSVLELDDCEENVLQFQKNFLESVKSMLRERNTLLKTRLFHVRLCEKTTNEYLRKIMACLDPQILDTIILNGDEGKLECGGLFTLTQWKNTNVLRIDGFYVDSPIPEFTHFKIARVTFSKISNFYLMELKAFFQILNANCCLEINFKEYTDTNEIRNNTNNIDPQEVFGYTDHVEYKDSGELYRKVWYFPYNPNRSYDVRIEYCTSGAYAFQFEYVDAEMKNKKLDTGFKLLYLIPTNYQAMKRIIEKCSVVTILSIRKVCKGLRSFVDTRCFEFPNKQLSIVIDGGNCYLKIVTPDENMLLGYEKNAIGCSFWADPAIYYNSDYIQTRTITGDTPLNVCMSDLGSILKHHKAPMDLIDFNLRAIDDVVILTEIIRETLMPEEKRLKVNRVFFFGIDMKMMTRILSYLDEKVLNAIVLMYDAESRNEGEELDTGRMVKLAQWKNAKQLGVDRFAVSFPIESIGHFHKVKLCFRQITIRDLLYLKEIFMNSSVKREFDIQSRSFDAEKLNETFGYPYTVTENKVKRKKWLFKMLVIRHAVVELDYLERIEGEREITCFKFTQYKVPQEIFDNIPW
- the F47H4.2 gene encoding DUF38 domain-containing protein (Confirmed by transcript evidence) — its product is MSQDDLVVNRSQILQSSIDQFDASQFVDVRLEIGEDQIKLILETETTLDSGEVEVKNVWIAYRERDNGCVIENHDQQEFVDRLEFFDVSVLHLEHALSTMDVLKKFSLISVEKSQDKKIPTDQDLRTNSIFLEILSRMLASRQKPLKAHIFEVHLWQEPFNNHAAIIMSYLKPQFLYSIILSTPMPGIYLNLSTFVALEQWLNGKEFRMINFLTYLELDAFFHFTTIKLGMYHGTYEKLTELKNHFLKHETPEYFELNYPESFDNYRLVKSSDMSRKREHVKYKPNGDLHSMTWYFPVGDGEELDVLVKYRPEGKMGHHFLFKRVSASVKLQMKNKKLDTGFKLLYLIPTNYQAMKRIIEKCSVVTILSIRKVCKGLRSFVDTRCFEFPNKQLSIVIDGGNCYLKIVTPDENMLLGYEKNAIGCSFWADPAIYYNSDYIQTRTITGDTPLNVCMSDLGSILKHHKAPMDLIDFNLRAIDDVVILTEIIRETLMPEEKRLKVNRVFFFGIDMKMMTRILSYLDEKVLNAIVLMYDAESRNEGEELDTGRMVKLAQWKNAKQLGVDRFAVSFPIESIGHFHKVKLCFRQITIRDLLYLKEIFMNSSVKREFDIQSRSFDAEKLNETFGYPYTVTENKVKRKKWLFKMLVIRHAVVELDYLERIEGEREITCFKFTQYKVPQEIFDNIPW